Below is a genomic region from Osmia bicornis bicornis chromosome 3, iOsmBic2.1, whole genome shotgun sequence.
TATAGCAACTGCTTACTATGGCTAGTAACAAATGCCAATTAACTGGTGCATTTGCTAGTCCACTGCTTCTTGTTAAAAACATTCTGTAAAATCAAACAGATTACATATTAACAGTTTCAAAAATGAGTAAACTAAAATGTgtgataaattataaaagtttAGAATTAGAGCTTCAGGAAGCTCTTAGAGCAGatgaattatataaattacaaaatgataCCAAGATTAGAGCAGTTGAGCAAAATGTACCTACATATGAAGCTTTTAGACAAATGGTAATGACACATTCACTTTAATGCTagatttaaaaatagaaaataatttaattaaataagttTATCTTTAGGTACTAGCAGCTCATCTGAAACCTTTACAACACAGTGATATTCAACCTAAAATGAAAGGATCTTGGAATCCTGTtgttaataatgataattccAATACGACAATGCTATTTGATAAGTTAGACAAAAAGCATGTAAAAGATTgtttaaaatcattaaataacaataatgatAACTATAAAGAAATACCCACTACACAGGAACAATTTGTACAAGTTTGGAAAACTATTACaacgtacaaaaataaatttaattatctccAAAGTATAAGGTACGATACTGCACCTTTTAGATAATTTATCTAATCATGAAATGTGAAATCTTAACGTTGTTTCAGACATATCTTGCGCGACAAAATATTTCGTACTGAAATCCCTTCGACATTACTtgtagaaataataaatgtatgCCTTCAGAATTTTTCGGATGGGAATAACGTTATAACCACTGCTgatattttgaatactttaaGTGAATGCAATAGGTTTTCTTTGGCAGTAAGCTTTATGGGAAAAGATGAAAGAGAAATGTGTTCAcggctttttaataaaattcttattaacGTGGACTATAAAGATGCAGTTCTAAGAGATGCGATTAAAACACTAGGGTTAATTTATGAAGTCACATTTGAATAATGCTATGTAATGACTAAtgaattcataaaaataaaaataagttatATGAcataagaagaaaaacaatcGTAGGTGAATTTCTAATTTATCACAAATATGAtacttgaaaaaaataatatatatcgcagttcaccagagtccataactgcgattCCCACtgcgcaggttggaagatggtgggggaacgcagcgagctctctgctaatcgctttccacttcgtttgggagtatcgccaatcagggcgaagatgcgtactggagatgcgcgaagaacgaaaattggtcttttcgcagttatggcAAGTTATGGcaagttatggactctggtgaactgcggtatacgTTTAAAAGATGTAAGCATGCGCGTAGCGAAGACCAACACCACGTGATTGACAAGTGCTTACTATGGCGGCGTACACTGTAATCCTAAATAGTTCGAAACATCGTGATCAAAGTTGAATGAAAGTTAGTTTGAAAACCAATCGAAATTCCGACAGGTTTAAATCTGTTTTTGTCTTAAATCAAAATGACTGAAACGTCCAGTAGTAAACTTTCTTATTACCGTTGTTTAAATGACACCTTGCGATGCGTACGTCTACGTAAGTACGTGGGAAGAGCCAACCGTATACATGTATGCATGTATAGCGCATGTATGCACGCATTTCGTAAACAAACAAAATCGTTGAATTGACCGACAAAATGTCAGTTTATAGTGTaactttgaatttcttcaacgaagaatttgaaaacagatgcaagtTATTTATCGAAAACCGCGATACTATCTAATCGAAATACGGCTTGCTAAGTCACAAACTTACGTTACTACTTATACATGCGTACGATATATTTAGATGGTGTAACCCTTTAGTATCATGTGACACGTACGATGTATCGTCGTAAGAAAAGCGAGATTTATCTATAGCAAGTTTCGTCActggaaaaaaaatatatgtatgtatgtacgtacGTATATATCTGTATACATGTTGTGCTAATATTTAGTATATTATAAAAGTCATGATACTAATGGTGTATCTGTAGTAAattgtaaagaaaatttacccACTGGCTTGTCGGAAATATGCGGTTAGAAGAAATGCCATTACGTTTAAGCTCGGACGAGCGGGATTTTGAAATGGACGAAGAAACCGACTATCTTCTTCAACCTTCCGAAGATAGTATAAGATTATTGACGTCAAGAAGACGACGAATTAACGATTGTTCCATATTCCTCAAAAATGTTTTTTGCGGGTAAGTTACATTCGATATTTGAATGAAGAACCAAATAGAAGAGAAATGTTTCATATTCTGTCAGATATATCTCCTTATGATAAACTACTAATTTTAACGGTAGCCAACATAACAGGTAGTAAAAAGTTACCAAATTAACGcagaaaattgaatatttaaaatataaaactgaAATATCTGAAACAgagtatatatacataaatagtATTTGTTTATTTGATAAAACGTTTGATGTGCaacatatataaataaaaaatattttattttaagaagAAAACTAATTTATAAGTTGTAACTTCAATATAAACAGGTGAAAGAATATTGAATAATGTTGCCACATCTGATTCAAtgtaatgaatatttatttgtgtcaatgaaaatatgtaaataaatgtTAGGTATAtcgaaaaattgtataaacaTCAACATTACTTTACCGTTACTGAAATACAATGTAGTATAAGTTGCTATAGTAAGTACATATATAGGTGAATTCATCTTGTAAGCGCCTGCTCCGTGGATATTATAATATCACGACGGAGTTTTGTTGAACGTTGAACGATAGTTTTTCAAGAAGTATTTTTTAGCGAGAAACTAAATACATAACGGTGTTGTTTTATATGATTTGTAAGAAAGACATATCTAAATGGAGACGCAAAGCAATGTTATAAGGCTATCGAAGGAAGATATTCCGTTAATATCTAAACCGCGAAATGACAATTCCTGGACAAGGTGACGTACATTTTGCTGTAGCTAAAAACTTCGATTTCCTTTTAATTCTTCATATTATAGGATTAATTGCattctaataattatttttataatatttcattcgatttttattcaaaattcattattgaattgattttcaaaattaatttttatattataataaataaattattcttaattCTTATGTCTTATCTAATATAcctaatttttcaataatccttttttattatttttaaacttgataattaacatttacaaTTATACTTGTGTACCTGTTGTTGATGTGTTGCAAGGAGAAATATAGTAAACAggtatttattgattataatttTGATCCTTTACCTCTTTGTTATTACAGATGTTGTACCTGGATGTTAAGAAGATGTTGTAGAGAACGTGAGTTAAGAGCTAGAGTTATTCACATTGGTCAGCCTATGCATGAAAAGTTTCCTACTAATGTCATAAGgaatcaaaaatataatgttgTTACATTTTTGCCTTTGGTAAGATATGATATTGATTATTTGAAACACGATATAATATAGaatgaagaaatttcaattaacatCTGTTATCTTGTTTCTCAGGTTCTCTTccaacaatttaaatttttcttaaatctATACTTTTTGCTTATGGCTATATCTCAGTTCATACCAGATATAAGAATAGGATACCTATATACTTATTGGGGACCTTTATGTTTCGTGTTAACTGTTACAATTTGTCGGGAAGCAATTGATGATTTCAGACGATACAAGAGAGACAAAGAAGTGAATGCCCAGAAATATTACAGATTAGTGAAAGGTTTTGATACCCCAGAGCTAATACCAAGTTCTAAATTGCGTGTGGGTGATTTGGTAAGCAAGCAAGAAACCATACTCaggtgaaaatattaaatgaatattcatACCATTGCTCCTTTTCCTAAGGTAATTGTGGAGAAAGGTCAGAGAGTTCCAGCTGATT
It encodes:
- the LOC114872654 gene encoding coiled-coil domain-containing protein 103-like; translated protein: MSKLKCVINYKSLELELQEALRADELYKLQNDTKIRAVEQNVPTYEAFRQMVLAAHLKPLQHSDIQPKMKGSWNPVVNNDNSNTTMLFDKLDKKHVKDCLKSLNNNNDNYKEIPTTQEQFVQVWKTITTYKNKFNYLQSIRHILRDKIFRTEIPSTLLVEIINVCLQNFSDGNNVITTADILNTLSECNRFSLAVSFMGKDEREMCSRLFNKILINVDYKDAVLRDAIKTLGLIYEVTFE